The following proteins are co-located in the Calliphora vicina chromosome 2, idCalVici1.1, whole genome shotgun sequence genome:
- the Tg gene encoding annulin isoform X1, with the protein MGNKVSSLVENKNIDLKCCNCLKNMCLQEISESPIRMIDYKSDERDNSSDAVLKVVTVELHREDNHDEHHTDHFYAAKDALIVRRGEPFRITLNFNRPFSPSRDAISFIFTVADEKRPSPGHGTLIGIVPRDGIDFLGDPLEWGAGIEVHEGSSLTVLIKPAVTCPVTEWKLDIDTKLLGDGSKSFTIPVPIYVLFNPWCPDDQVYLADRDERKEYVMHDTTLIWRGSYNRLRPSVWKIGQFERHVLECSLKLLGTVGRVPAAYRGDPVRVARALSAAVNSVDDDGVILGNWTEDFSGGIAPTKWMGSTEILQQFYKTQKPVKYGQCWNFSGVLTTIARALGIPSRIITCYSSAHDTQASLTVDIFIDQNNKKMDAETTDSIWNYHVWNEVWMTRPDLGVGQNGISYDGWQAVDATPQEASDNMYRVGPASVAAVKHGEILRPFDCGFVFSEVNADKVYWRYNGPFQPIKMLRKDTLAIGHLISTKAVLKWEREDVTDSYKFEEKTDEERNIMLKALKHSRHAFSRYYLNDNFNEVEFDMQLKDDIKIGESFTVVVSITNKSKDKPHTATGQLNCDTVLYTGINNEEVKSMGFEVEIQPGETEYVRMEVVFEEYFKKLSTQASFNISCSSIVKDTEYEYYAQDDFRVRKPDIKFTFQGDIVSQQPVDVIVRLTNPLPIPVKKGLFYIEGPGIEKPLRFKIAEIPVGGTAASTFKYVPPYSGRGTMLAKFSSRELDDVDGFMHYEIQPRPEDVINSDHRRSSSNIIRRRTDVIP; encoded by the exons ACAATTCAAGTGATGCCGTTTTAAAAGTTGTCACCGTGGAATTACACCGCGAAGACAATCATGACGAACATCACACAGATCATTTCTATGCCGCCAAGGATGCACTAATAGTGAGGCGCGGTGAACCATTTCGAATAACATTGAATTTTAATCGCCCTTTTAGTCCCAGCCGTGATGCCATAAGTTTTATTTTCACAGTGGCTGATGAGAAAAGACCTAGTCCCGGTCATGGTACTTTAATAGGTATAGTACCCAGAGATGGTATTGATTTCTTAGGTGATCCTCTGGAATGGGGAGCCGGTATAGAGGTGCATGAGGGCAGCTCATTAACGGTGCTAATCAAGCCTGCCGTTACATGTCCGGTGACGGAATGGAAATTAGATATTGATACCAAATTGCTGGGAGATGGATCGAAGTCATTTACCATTCCAGTGCCAATTTATGTGCTTTTTAATCCCTGGTGTCCCGATGATCAAGTTTATCTTGCGGATCGCGACGAGCGTAAAGAATATGTAATGCATGATACCACACTTATTTGGCGTGGTTCTTATAATCGTCTAAGACCATCTGTGTGGAAAATTGGACAGTTTGAACGTCATGTTTTGGAGTgttctttaaaattattgggTACTGTGGGACGTGTACCGGCAGCTTATAGAGGAGATCCTGTACGTGTGGCCAGAGCTTTATCGGCAGCTGTAAATTCCGTAGACGATGATGGTGTTATTTTAGGCAATTGGACTGAAGACTTTTCGGGTGGtattgctcccaccaaatggATGGGTTCTACGGAGATcttgcaacaattttataaaacacaaaaacccgtCAAATATGGCCAATGTTGGAACTTCTCTGGTGTTTTAACTACTATAGCTCGAGCTCTGGGCATACCTTCCCGCATTATAACCTGCTATTCATCGGCCCATGACACCCAAGCCTCATTAACTGTGGACATATTTATTGAtcagaataacaaaaaaatggaTGCAGAAACGACTGACTCTATTTGGAACTATCATGTTTGGAATGAAGTCTGGATGACTCGGCCCGATTTGGGAGTAGGACAGAATGGCATAAGCTATGATGGTTGGCAAGCTGTAGATGCCACTCCACAAGAGGCTTCCGATAACATGTACAGAGTTGGTCCTGCCTCCGTGGCGGCTGTTAAACATGGTGAAATCTTAAGACCTTTTGATTGTGGTTTCGTGTTTTCGGAAGTCAATGCCGATAAGGTGTATTGGCGTTATAATGGTCCCTTCCAACCCATAAAAATGTTACGCAAAGACACCTTGGCCATAGGACATTTAATAAGTACTAAGGCTGTGCTGAAATGGGAACGTGAGGATGTTACAGATTCATATAAATTCGAAGAGAAAACCGATGAAGAACGCAATATTATGCTGAAAGCTTTAAAACACTCTCGCCATGCTTTCAGTCGCTATTATTTGAATGATAATTTCAACGAAGTGGAGTTCGATATGCAATTAAAGGATGACATTAAAattggagaaagttttacagtTGTTGTCAGTATTACAAATAAATCGAAAGATAAGCCTCACACGGCAACCGGTCAATTGAACTGTGATACGGTTTTGTATACAGGTATTAATAACGAAGAAGTCAAATCAATGGGTTTTGAGGTGGAAATTCAACCGGGAGAAACCGAATATGTTCGCATGGAAGTAGTGTTTGAAGAATATTTCAAGAAATTATCAACACAG GCATCTTTCAATATTTCGTGCTCTTCTATAGTGAAAGACACCGAATACGAATATTATGCTCAAGATGATTTCCGAGTACGTAAACCAGACATTAAATTCACTTTCCAAGGTGACATAGTATCCCAACAGCCAGTGGATGTTATAGTCCGTTTAACCAATCCATTGCCCATACCTGTCAAAAAGGGATTATTCTATATAGAAGGTCCTGGCATAGAAAAACCCTTGAGATTCAag ATTGCCGAAATTCCAGTAGGGGGCACAGCGGCATCTACTTTTAAATATGTACCGCCCTATTCTGGTCGTGGTACAATGTTGGCGAAATTCTCCTCAAGGGAATTGGATGATGTGGATGGCTTTATGCATTACGAAATTCAACCTAGACCAGAGGATGTTATTAACAGTGATCATAGACGTTCTAGCAGTAATATAATTAGAAGAAGAACCGATGTTATACcttaa
- the Tg gene encoding annulin isoform X2, whose translation MANWYSNYLPTWVNRWWQPPRPLNPYRSIRPASEDNSSDAVLKVVTVELHREDNHDEHHTDHFYAAKDALIVRRGEPFRITLNFNRPFSPSRDAISFIFTVADEKRPSPGHGTLIGIVPRDGIDFLGDPLEWGAGIEVHEGSSLTVLIKPAVTCPVTEWKLDIDTKLLGDGSKSFTIPVPIYVLFNPWCPDDQVYLADRDERKEYVMHDTTLIWRGSYNRLRPSVWKIGQFERHVLECSLKLLGTVGRVPAAYRGDPVRVARALSAAVNSVDDDGVILGNWTEDFSGGIAPTKWMGSTEILQQFYKTQKPVKYGQCWNFSGVLTTIARALGIPSRIITCYSSAHDTQASLTVDIFIDQNNKKMDAETTDSIWNYHVWNEVWMTRPDLGVGQNGISYDGWQAVDATPQEASDNMYRVGPASVAAVKHGEILRPFDCGFVFSEVNADKVYWRYNGPFQPIKMLRKDTLAIGHLISTKAVLKWEREDVTDSYKFEEKTDEERNIMLKALKHSRHAFSRYYLNDNFNEVEFDMQLKDDIKIGESFTVVVSITNKSKDKPHTATGQLNCDTVLYTGINNEEVKSMGFEVEIQPGETEYVRMEVVFEEYFKKLSTQASFNISCSSIVKDTEYEYYAQDDFRVRKPDIKFTFQGDIVSQQPVDVIVRLTNPLPIPVKKGLFYIEGPGIEKPLRFKIAEIPVGGTAASTFKYVPPYSGRGTMLAKFSSRELDDVDGFMHYEIQPRPEDVINSDHRRSSSNIIRRRTDVIP comes from the exons ATGGCAAAttggtattcgaattatttgccCACCTGGGTAAACCGTTGGTGGCAACCTCCTCGTCCTTTAAATCCTTATCGAAGTATACGTCCTGCCTCAGAAG ACAATTCAAGTGATGCCGTTTTAAAAGTTGTCACCGTGGAATTACACCGCGAAGACAATCATGACGAACATCACACAGATCATTTCTATGCCGCCAAGGATGCACTAATAGTGAGGCGCGGTGAACCATTTCGAATAACATTGAATTTTAATCGCCCTTTTAGTCCCAGCCGTGATGCCATAAGTTTTATTTTCACAGTGGCTGATGAGAAAAGACCTAGTCCCGGTCATGGTACTTTAATAGGTATAGTACCCAGAGATGGTATTGATTTCTTAGGTGATCCTCTGGAATGGGGAGCCGGTATAGAGGTGCATGAGGGCAGCTCATTAACGGTGCTAATCAAGCCTGCCGTTACATGTCCGGTGACGGAATGGAAATTAGATATTGATACCAAATTGCTGGGAGATGGATCGAAGTCATTTACCATTCCAGTGCCAATTTATGTGCTTTTTAATCCCTGGTGTCCCGATGATCAAGTTTATCTTGCGGATCGCGACGAGCGTAAAGAATATGTAATGCATGATACCACACTTATTTGGCGTGGTTCTTATAATCGTCTAAGACCATCTGTGTGGAAAATTGGACAGTTTGAACGTCATGTTTTGGAGTgttctttaaaattattgggTACTGTGGGACGTGTACCGGCAGCTTATAGAGGAGATCCTGTACGTGTGGCCAGAGCTTTATCGGCAGCTGTAAATTCCGTAGACGATGATGGTGTTATTTTAGGCAATTGGACTGAAGACTTTTCGGGTGGtattgctcccaccaaatggATGGGTTCTACGGAGATcttgcaacaattttataaaacacaaaaacccgtCAAATATGGCCAATGTTGGAACTTCTCTGGTGTTTTAACTACTATAGCTCGAGCTCTGGGCATACCTTCCCGCATTATAACCTGCTATTCATCGGCCCATGACACCCAAGCCTCATTAACTGTGGACATATTTATTGAtcagaataacaaaaaaatggaTGCAGAAACGACTGACTCTATTTGGAACTATCATGTTTGGAATGAAGTCTGGATGACTCGGCCCGATTTGGGAGTAGGACAGAATGGCATAAGCTATGATGGTTGGCAAGCTGTAGATGCCACTCCACAAGAGGCTTCCGATAACATGTACAGAGTTGGTCCTGCCTCCGTGGCGGCTGTTAAACATGGTGAAATCTTAAGACCTTTTGATTGTGGTTTCGTGTTTTCGGAAGTCAATGCCGATAAGGTGTATTGGCGTTATAATGGTCCCTTCCAACCCATAAAAATGTTACGCAAAGACACCTTGGCCATAGGACATTTAATAAGTACTAAGGCTGTGCTGAAATGGGAACGTGAGGATGTTACAGATTCATATAAATTCGAAGAGAAAACCGATGAAGAACGCAATATTATGCTGAAAGCTTTAAAACACTCTCGCCATGCTTTCAGTCGCTATTATTTGAATGATAATTTCAACGAAGTGGAGTTCGATATGCAATTAAAGGATGACATTAAAattggagaaagttttacagtTGTTGTCAGTATTACAAATAAATCGAAAGATAAGCCTCACACGGCAACCGGTCAATTGAACTGTGATACGGTTTTGTATACAGGTATTAATAACGAAGAAGTCAAATCAATGGGTTTTGAGGTGGAAATTCAACCGGGAGAAACCGAATATGTTCGCATGGAAGTAGTGTTTGAAGAATATTTCAAGAAATTATCAACACAG GCATCTTTCAATATTTCGTGCTCTTCTATAGTGAAAGACACCGAATACGAATATTATGCTCAAGATGATTTCCGAGTACGTAAACCAGACATTAAATTCACTTTCCAAGGTGACATAGTATCCCAACAGCCAGTGGATGTTATAGTCCGTTTAACCAATCCATTGCCCATACCTGTCAAAAAGGGATTATTCTATATAGAAGGTCCTGGCATAGAAAAACCCTTGAGATTCAag ATTGCCGAAATTCCAGTAGGGGGCACAGCGGCATCTACTTTTAAATATGTACCGCCCTATTCTGGTCGTGGTACAATGTTGGCGAAATTCTCCTCAAGGGAATTGGATGATGTGGATGGCTTTATGCATTACGAAATTCAACCTAGACCAGAGGATGTTATTAACAGTGATCATAGACGTTCTAGCAGTAATATAATTAGAAGAAGAACCGATGTTATACcttaa